In one window of Chitinivibrionia bacterium DNA:
- a CDS encoding TIGR03960 family B12-binding radical SAM protein, whose product MTDLYKCLETKLFTFVEKPGRYTGGELNTTIKHNAKLNGVLCFPDLYDIGMSHYGSQILYEIVNSNPNWAMERTYMPWFDAEKIMRESNIPLYSLERFLPLKSFDFLAFTLSYELQYTNVLSMLALSKIPVFAKDRKDDESIIIAGGIVLANPEPIADFFDVIFAGDGEEAIVEFCKILQNCKEKNLSRKETLAQISKIPSAYIPQNYETKKTGAHTVAIFEKPVQFAKITNFRQEFIPEKNIVPIVDIVHSRMAVEISRGCTRGCRFCAAGFHYRPVRERNCDEILSQIKNGINDTGWDEIGLLSLSAADFSQFFPLLCELKTEASGKKIGIPSTRIDAMDEKTQSLLNEISQSSSITIAPEAGSQRLRNVINKDFSREKIIETIEILAKQKRNTIKLYFMVGLPSETDEDIDEMINLIDECAKIVYSHTKRCTVSVSLSPFSPKPHTPFQWEEAVAPQILLQRCLKVKHTFSKVKNVKVDYRQVEISFCEGVLARGDRELSAFLYELFLNGAKFEGWSGNLSIDLWKKCAEKCGINLEKYTQKIDINEPLPWSIISTGVSEKFLREEREKSLSQETTKDCRDGCNGCGVCKKTLKMQYSTGFCRGGVCPPNARKIERTTGRANPAPTEDNCNEKEEIMRNKIRLFYSKTGRARFMSHRNLMDCITRAFVAAKMPLAFSEGFRSRPKISFGPPLPLGAIGENEMCDVVVCSQEPINIEKINSLLPQGVEFLSQETIDLKSPSIEQMITQTNWKVEKINSDICIKTAVNQFNSQKVIEIETRKKEQDVKIAIIPQEIQGLTANENEISFNIAVNQKYRPSDIIKAIFVDSLVSDFRIVRESFVLK is encoded by the coding sequence ATGACAGATTTGTATAAGTGTTTGGAAACTAAACTATTTACCTTTGTAGAAAAACCCGGAAGATACACAGGCGGCGAACTAAATACGACAATTAAGCATAACGCAAAACTAAACGGCGTTTTGTGTTTTCCCGATCTTTACGATATAGGAATGTCGCACTACGGCAGTCAAATTTTATACGAAATCGTAAATTCCAACCCGAATTGGGCAATGGAGCGAACATATATGCCTTGGTTTGACGCCGAAAAAATTATGCGCGAAAGCAATATACCTCTATATTCGCTCGAACGCTTTTTACCGCTTAAGTCCTTTGATTTTCTGGCGTTTACACTATCTTACGAACTTCAATATACCAATGTTTTATCTATGCTTGCGCTTTCAAAAATTCCCGTTTTTGCAAAAGACAGAAAAGACGACGAGTCGATAATTATAGCAGGCGGGATAGTTTTGGCAAATCCCGAGCCGATTGCAGATTTTTTCGACGTAATTTTTGCAGGCGACGGCGAGGAAGCCATTGTTGAATTTTGCAAAATTTTGCAAAATTGCAAAGAAAAAAACTTAAGCAGAAAAGAAACTTTGGCACAAATCTCCAAAATTCCGAGCGCGTACATTCCGCAAAATTATGAGACAAAAAAAACGGGCGCGCACACCGTCGCAATCTTTGAAAAGCCCGTGCAATTCGCGAAAATCACAAATTTTAGGCAAGAATTTATCCCTGAAAAAAATATAGTCCCGATTGTCGATATAGTCCATAGCCGAATGGCGGTCGAAATTTCTCGCGGTTGTACAAGAGGGTGCAGATTTTGCGCGGCGGGCTTTCATTATCGCCCCGTGCGCGAAAGAAACTGCGACGAAATTTTATCGCAAATAAAAAACGGAATTAACGATACGGGCTGGGACGAAATCGGACTTTTATCGCTTTCCGCGGCGGATTTTTCGCAGTTTTTTCCGCTTTTGTGCGAGTTAAAAACTGAGGCAAGCGGCAAAAAAATCGGCATTCCCTCAACAAGAATAGACGCAATGGACGAAAAAACACAGTCGCTTCTCAACGAAATTTCGCAGTCGTCGTCCATTACAATCGCCCCCGAAGCGGGAAGCCAACGCCTGAGAAACGTAATAAACAAGGACTTTTCCCGCGAAAAAATAATTGAAACAATAGAAATCTTGGCAAAACAAAAACGAAACACAATAAAACTCTATTTTATGGTCGGACTGCCAAGCGAAACCGACGAAGACATCGACGAAATGATAAACTTAATCGACGAATGCGCAAAAATCGTGTATTCGCATACAAAAAGATGCACGGTAAGCGTATCGCTTTCGCCGTTTTCGCCCAAGCCGCACACTCCTTTTCAGTGGGAAGAGGCGGTCGCTCCCCAAATTTTACTGCAAAGATGCTTAAAAGTAAAACATACGTTCTCAAAGGTGAAAAATGTCAAAGTCGATTATCGCCAAGTTGAAATTTCTTTCTGCGAAGGCGTTTTAGCAAGAGGCGACCGAGAACTTTCGGCGTTTTTATACGAACTTTTTTTGAACGGCGCAAAATTCGAGGGCTGGAGCGGCAATTTATCGATTGATTTATGGAAAAAATGCGCCGAAAAATGCGGAATAAACTTAGAAAAATACACGCAAAAAATAGATATAAACGAGCCGCTTCCGTGGAGTATAATTTCGACAGGCGTAAGCGAAAAATTTTTGCGAGAAGAAAGAGAAAAATCACTTTCGCAAGAGACGACAAAGGATTGTCGAGATGGGTGTAATGGGTGTGGAGTTTGCAAAAAAACGCTGAAAATGCAGTATTCAACAGGATTTTGTAGGGGCGGGGTTTGCCCGCCCAATGCGCGCAAAATCGAACGAACAACAGGGCGGGCAAACCCCGCCCCTACAGAAGATAACTGCAATGAGAAAGAGGAGATTATGCGAAATAAAATCCGCCTTTTCTATTCAAAAACAGGTCGCGCGCGTTTTATGTCGCACAGAAATCTTATGGATTGCATAACAAGAGCGTTTGTCGCCGCAAAAATGCCTTTGGCATTTTCGGAGGGCTTTCGCAGTCGCCCGAAAATTTCGTTCGGACCGCCTCTGCCTTTGGGCGCAATCGGCGAAAACGAAATGTGCGATGTTGTTGTTTGCAGTCAAGAGCCAATAAATATAGAAAAAATCAATTCTCTTTTGCCGCAAGGGGTAGAGTTTTTGTCGCAAGAAACCATCGACTTAAAATCACCGTCGATAGAGCAAATGATAACACAAACAAATTGGAAAGTAGAAAAAATAAATTCGGATATTTGCATAAAAACAGCTGTTAATCAGTTTAATTCACAGAAAGTTATAGAAATTGAAACCAGAAAAAAAGAACAAGACGTAAAAATTGCGATTATCCCTCAAGAAATTCAAGGACTTACGGCAAATGAAAACGAAATTTCGTTCAATATAGCTGTAAATCAAAAATATCGTCCGAGCGATATAATAAAGGCGATTTTTGTGGATAGTTTGGTTTCGGATTTTCGAATTGTGAGAGAAAGTTTTGTTTTGAAATAA
- a CDS encoding co-chaperone GroES, which yields MAIKPIGERVLIEALEAETKTAGGIIIPDNAQEKPQQGVVIAVGDGTAEVKLTLKAGDKVLYGKYSGTEITFEGKKYMIMKENDVLAVIN from the coding sequence ATGGCTATCAAACCGATTGGTGAAAGAGTGCTGATTGAAGCGCTTGAGGCGGAAACAAAAACCGCAGGCGGAATTATTATCCCCGACAACGCACAAGAAAAACCTCAGCAAGGCGTAGTAATCGCTGTCGGCGACGGCACTGCGGAAGTTAAACTTACGCTCAAAGCAGGGGACAAAGTCCTTTACGGAAAGTATTCGGGAACGGAAATTACTTTTGAAGGTAAAAAGTATATGATAATGAAAGAAAACGACGTTTTGGCGGTAATTAACTAA
- the groL gene encoding chaperonin GroEL (60 kDa chaperone family; promotes refolding of misfolded polypeptides especially under stressful conditions; forms two stacked rings of heptamers to form a barrel-shaped 14mer; ends can be capped by GroES; misfolded proteins enter the barrel where they are refolded when GroES binds) yields the protein MAAKQIVLGADAREKLLNGVDILANAVKATLGPKGRNVVLDKSFGAPTVTKDGVSVAKEIELEDKYENMGAQLVKEVASKTSDGVGDGTTTATVLAQAIAKVGIKNVTAGANPMDLKRGIDKAVRALIAELKALSKKIDGKKEVAQVGSISANNDQEIGDLLAQAMEKVGNDGVITVEEAKSIDTTLDVVEGMQFDRGYLSAYFITDVDAQEAVMDDALILIHDKKISTMKDILPILEKVSQQGRQLLIISEDIDGEALATLVVNRLRGTLKICAVKAPGFGDRRKAMLEDIAILTGGTVISEEAGYKLENTTLDMLGKAKRITVEKENTTIIEGAGDSKDIQARVGQIRKQIEDTSSDYDREKLQERLAKLAGGVAVLKIGAATEVEMKEKKARVEDALHATRAAVEEGIVPGGGVAFIRVAHALDGVKVENDDQKLGVEIVRKAIEEPLRQIVANAGQEASVIVNKIKEGKGDFGYNAYTDKFENLYEAGVIDPVKVTRTALENAASIAGLILTTEALVSDIPSKDAPAMPMGGGMGGMGGMM from the coding sequence ATGGCAGCAAAGCAGATTGTATTGGGAGCAGACGCTCGCGAAAAACTTCTTAACGGAGTGGATATTCTCGCAAACGCGGTAAAAGCAACATTGGGACCCAAAGGCAGAAATGTGGTTTTGGACAAAAGTTTCGGAGCGCCGACTGTAACCAAAGATGGTGTTTCGGTAGCAAAAGAAATCGAACTCGAAGATAAATACGAAAATATGGGTGCGCAACTCGTTAAAGAAGTCGCGTCGAAAACCTCCGACGGCGTGGGCGACGGAACAACTACGGCAACCGTTTTGGCGCAGGCAATCGCAAAAGTCGGTATTAAAAACGTAACGGCAGGTGCAAATCCTATGGACTTAAAACGCGGTATCGATAAGGCGGTAAGAGCGCTTATTGCGGAACTTAAGGCGCTTTCCAAAAAAATCGATGGCAAAAAGGAAGTTGCGCAAGTCGGCTCAATTTCGGCGAACAACGACCAAGAAATCGGCGATTTGCTCGCTCAAGCAATGGAAAAAGTAGGCAACGACGGCGTTATCACAGTCGAAGAAGCAAAATCAATCGATACTACCTTGGACGTTGTGGAAGGAATGCAGTTTGACCGCGGATATTTGTCGGCATATTTCATTACGGACGTGGACGCGCAAGAGGCGGTTATGGATGACGCACTCATTCTTATCCACGACAAAAAAATCAGCACAATGAAAGATATTTTGCCGATTTTGGAAAAAGTAAGCCAGCAAGGTCGCCAGCTTTTGATTATTTCGGAAGACATCGACGGCGAGGCATTGGCAACTTTGGTGGTAAACCGTTTGCGCGGCACACTCAAAATCTGCGCGGTTAAGGCGCCGGGCTTCGGCGACCGCAGAAAAGCAATGTTGGAAGACATCGCAATCCTAACAGGTGGCACGGTAATCAGCGAAGAAGCGGGCTACAAACTCGAAAACACAACTTTGGATATGCTCGGAAAAGCAAAACGCATTACCGTTGAAAAAGAAAACACCACCATTATTGAAGGTGCGGGCGACAGCAAAGACATTCAGGCGAGAGTCGGACAAATTCGCAAGCAAATCGAAGACACATCTTCGGATTACGACCGCGAAAAATTGCAAGAACGTCTTGCAAAACTTGCGGGCGGCGTAGCAGTTCTTAAAATCGGCGCGGCTACCGAAGTCGAAATGAAAGAGAAAAAAGCAAGAGTAGAAGACGCGCTTCACGCGACAAGAGCCGCTGTAGAAGAGGGAATTGTTCCCGGTGGCGGCGTTGCGTTCATCAGAGTTGCACACGCACTCGACGGCGTAAAAGTAGAAAACGACGACCAAAAATTAGGTGTAGAAATTGTCCGCAAGGCAATCGAAGAGCCGCTTCGTCAAATTGTTGCAAACGCAGGTCAGGAAGCAAGCGTAATCGTGAACAAAATCAAAGAAGGCAAAGGCGATTTCGGCTACAACGCATACACCGATAAGTTTGAAAACCTTTACGAGGCTGGCGTTATCGACCCTGTAAAAGTGACCAGAACCGCACTCGAAAACGCGGCGTCAATAGCAGGACTTATCCTTACAACCGAAGCGCTTGTAAGCGATATTCCAAGCAAAGACGCTCCCGCAATGCCAATGGGCGGCGGAATGGGCGGTATGGGTGGAATGATGTAA